From Amia ocellicauda isolate fAmiCal2 chromosome 12, fAmiCal2.hap1, whole genome shotgun sequence, a single genomic window includes:
- the LOC136764372 gene encoding probable E3 ubiquitin-protein ligase HERC3, whose amino-acid sequence MLCWGSASLQDLGLTSAAVPGQRVAAIGCGDGVTAFVKGNGNVTVSLQGGTQRLSNKRKSRPVVLQKREQIVSLACGADHIVLLSDSGRGFEGNCREQSKVVNARPLTGLYERCIIQVACGNHHSLALCEDGQLFAWGQNANGQLGLGKGEPNKSSPQFLKSLSEIPLAQISAGGDHSFALSLSGAVFGWGKNNAGQLGLGDTEDRSAPTPVNSLALKKTVSISCGGEHTVVLTKDGLVYTFGLGSSGQLGHNSDRNELRPRLVAELWGVRVTQIACGRNHTMAYVSSLQRIFTFGCGAQGQLGSGLTEQQPIPLPVTAAADNGTQLFVDRIFAGGSLSFVLSSPNKGSENIPVKKISTVDSEVVEKLISASSSRKINKSKIDHIFGSSSCLNGSFLQQRNDEHYKTAPSRPGINMKQVRHIFKKLKENEKLLAQVQAVVFGKLLPSLSKTPAGVEALRVYLIVPVLVKILKPQKDLSVFTDALTDAVLRLNPHSLSLLESFWTSLPSTSLKFLVKCYKSQSWEYLLKVHEGKDKLQKLLRILTLLYKVNGKVKTPIAEKEFCIKNISLFLPPYERLRKWEVLLTEENAMCVSQLVDLFCHSPFLLDLDVKVQLFYTISFLKKQTFRDLWGGVLCLHFNMRRDHIIEDAFHCLSSVLDTDFKKEFQVTFFGETDRPGVLKKDFFLHLFDKLIEPDFGMFWCNETSTLLWFPTKASVEQGRYNFLGVLCGLAMNNYTTVHLPFPLALFKKLVGVKPTLKDLKELEPVIGKSLQEILDYSEDDIEDIMCSTFTVSWDGTDINLDPNGRDVPVNNENKEQFVDAYVDYVFNLSVKNLFEEFKEGFYKVCDAKVVGIFQPQELMEIMVGKEDYDWDTLKKNTLYGGQYHANHANIIMFWEVFDELTPEQKKAFLLFLTGCDRPPILGMQCIQMTIQVLNNFTQNHFPEALTCHNLLLLPIYSSKERLKIKLIEAINHNRGFWKI is encoded by the exons ATGTTGTGCTGGGGATCAGCTTCGCTCCAGGACTTGGGATTGACCAGCGCCGCTGTTCCCGGCCAGCGAGTGGCTGCCATTGGATGTGGGGACGGAGTTACTGCATTTGTTAAAGGAAACGGCAATGTCACAGTTTCACTGCAAGGAGGAACACAGAGGCTGTCCAACAAAAGAAAATCAA GGCCGGTGGTGCTGCAGAAGAGAGAGCAGATTGTGTCGCTGGCGTGCGGAGCGGATCACATTGTGCTGCTGTCAGACTCCGGCAGAGGCTTTGAGGGGAATTGCAGAGAACAGAGCAAAGTGGTGAACGCCAG aCCATTAACAGGTTTatatgaaagatgcattatcCAGGTGGCATGTGGAAATCATCATTCGTTGGCACTTTGTGAAg ATGGACAGCTTTTTGCATGGGGACAGAACGCCAATGGGCAGCTGGGCCTGGGGAAAGGAGAGCCCAACAAGTCCTCCCCCCAGTTCCTCAAGTCTCTGTCTGAGATCCCCCTGGCTCAGATCTCCGCTGGGGGGGATCACAGCttcgctctgtctctctcgggGGCCGTGTTCGGCTGGGGGAAAAACAACGCTGGGCAGCTGGGTCTAGGAGACACCGAAG ACAGATCTGCTCCAACCCCTGTGAATTCATTAGCACTAAAGAAGACCGTTTCCATTTCGTGTGGAGGAGAACATACTGTAGTCTTGACAAAG GATGGCTTAGTCTATACATTTGGGTTGGGTAGCTCTGGGCAGCTTGGACACAACTCAGACAGGAATGAACTGCGACCTCGACTGGTGGCTGAGCTGTGGGGCGTGAGAGTGACCCAGATCGCCTGTGGGAG GAACCATACGATGGCTTACGTTTCCTCTTTACAAAGGATCTTCACTTTTGGATGTGGAGCACAAGGCCAGTTAGGAAGTGGCTTGACAGAACAGCAACCGATTCCACTGCCAgtgacagcagcagcag ACAACGGGACTCAACTCTTTGTGGACAGAATATTCGCAGGAGGGAGCTTGTCATTTGTATTAAGCTCCCCAAACAAG GGTTCAGAAAACATACCTGTCAAGAAGATTTCTACAGTAGACAGCGAGGTGGTGGAGAAATTGATTTCGGCATCTTCttcaaggaaaataaataaatc TAAAATTGATCACATTTTTGGCTCGTCCTCATGCCTTAATGGAAGCTTCCTTCAACAGAG GAATGATGAGCATTACAAGACAGCCCCCAGCAGACCAGGAATTAACATGAAACAAGTCCGTCACATTTTCAAGAAGCTGAAGGAGAATGAAAAATTGTTGGCACAG GTTCAGGCTGTGGTCTTTGGAAAGCTGCTGCCCTCTCTTAGCAAAACTCCTGCTGGAGTGGAAGCCCTTAGAGTGTATCTGATTGTCCCAGTACTCGTCAAAATTCTCAAACCACAAAAGGACCTCAGTGTCTTcactgatgcactgactgaTGCAGTTCTCAGACTAAACCCACACAGTCTCAGCTTGCTTG AATCCTTCTGGACATCCCTGCCAAGTACATCCCTCAAATTCTTAGTGAAGTGCTATAAAAGTCAATCCTGGGAATACCTGCTGAAAGTTCATGAAGGAAAAGACAAGCTTCAAAAACTCCTACGAATCTTAACATTATTATACAAG GTCAATGGAAAGGTTAAAACTCCCATCGCAGAGAAAGAGTTCTGTATCAAGAACATTTCTCTGTTTTTGCCTCCATATGAACGTCTACGTAAATGGGAGGTCCTTCTTACGGAGGAG AATGCAATGTGTGTATCACAGCTGGTGGATCTCTTCTGCCATTCACCATTTCTCCTGGACTTGGATGTCAAGGTGCAGCTGTTTTatacaatttcatttttaaaaaag CAAACATTCAGGGatttgtgggggggggtgttatGCCTCCACTTCAATATGAGGCGTGATCACATTATTGAAGATGCTTTCCATTGCCTTTCCTCTGTTCTGGACACAGACTTCAAGAAGGAATTTCAG GTGACTTTTTTTGGTGAGACCGACCGTCCAGGAGTGCTGAAAAAGGATTTCTTCCTTCACTTGTTTGACAAACTGATAGAGCCTGATTTTGGCATGTTCTGGTGCAATGAAACATCAACGTTGCTGTGGTTTCCAACCAAG GCATCAGTGGAGCAGGGGAGGTACAATTTCCTTGGAGTTCTATGTGGATTAGCAATGAACAACTACACCACAGTACACCTCCCGTTCCCTCTGGCGCTGTTTAAGAAGCTGGTAGGGGTGAAGCCCACCCTGAAGGACCTTAAGGAACTGGAGCCAGTGATTGGGAA GAGTCTGCAAGAAATTCTCGACTACAGTGAAGATGACATAGAAGACATCATGTGCTCGACGTTCACT GTGTCTTGGGATGGCACAGATATCAACCTGGATCCTAATGGGAGAGATGTGCCTGTGAACAATGAGAACAA GGAGCAATTTGTTGATGCCTATGTGGATTACGTATTCAACCTATCTGTGAAGAATCTTTTTGAAGAGTTCAAGGAAGGTTTTTACAAAGTCTGTGATGCGAAAGTAGTTGGGATCTTTCAACCCCAGGAACTGATGGAGATAATGGTAGGGAAGGAAGACTATGACTGGGACACTCTGAAAAAG AATACACTTTATGGAGGTCAATATCATGCAAACCACGCTAATATAATCATGTTTTGGGAAGTGTTTGATGAACTGACACCAGAACAAAAGAAAGCCTTCCTGT TGTTCCTGACGGGATGTGACCGACCACCTATATTAGGCATGCAGTGCATTCAGATGACAATTCAAGTCTTGAATAATTTCACTCAAAATCACTTTCCTGAAGCCCTGACCTGCCACAACCTGTTATTACTGCCCATATACTCCAGCAAAGAGAGACTGAAAATAAAGCTTATTGAAGCCATCAATCACAACAGAGGTTTCTGGAAAATATAA